One Silene latifolia isolate original U9 population chromosome 4, ASM4854445v1, whole genome shotgun sequence DNA segment encodes these proteins:
- the LOC141652950 gene encoding autophagy-related protein 9, whose product MSNWGGEGNGFNIFKWRRPKDTYLAVGLLNDSPPEIQLSDYGRIPSPGSESPSELLNGETIDVEPIADLDLFFERLYSYYCEKGLWCIIVKWIVELLSLAFTICFSGFFLLYVDWDGLRNAKCGIDAVESGSKPCDLVKEALHEHPLTPLTLPKVIILGYLGLFSVYWIFCFLRFFSQRKEILRMRHFFYHSLHVTDCELKTMPWAIILEKVVRVQTTHQLCVVKDLTAQEIIMRLMRKENYLIGMINKGILAFPISKWIPGAGPTVKSSPYRGRQHLILTKTLEWTLNWSILQSMFDRNFCVRRDFTSNPEMLKKRLVIVGLAMLLLSPFLVIFMLVYLFLRHAEQFYNHPTTASSRRWSNLSRWMFREFNEVEHFFRHRINTSIVHASDYLKQFPTPIVSIVAKFISFISGGFAAVLIIIAFLDESLLEGHLFGRNLFWYAAVFGTITAISRAAITDELLVLDAEGAMSLVVQHSHYMPKRWRGKENTEMVRMEFETLFQYTAMMWLEEMTSIFLTPYLLIAVVPQRVDDIMQFIADFTVNIEGVGDVCSFSTFDFQRHGNVNYASPHNAVRTQRSSQGKMEKSFLSFQSNYPSWQPNDKGMQFLTILRTFRDQKVRTNSPPRTWQQSPLLRERNGRNSYLRREEPAPGYHLGSLWLIETEPKSHPYLIDWFYSSGPHQTPENVIDCPTVTVDIDNEGSKEIWNRPFSNQVGPTEDWADSFGNRSISQLGASTSSQYFREESVLRDNNSSTVIPPTRSHWWARGGPGGGVHQEASFIEPPEFRHFAGAQQASFLKASEFKHGAGSEQAGFLEPSELKHRAGSQHASFLEQSEFKHSGGSQQASFLEPPEFEHRGGPHPTASFMDPPEFNRHYTERDCSDSHSDRSVDEYEQERQFDWRNYHDLAQTTYPDDIGASSEGFKLLFDDVYKPSGQHAMNSSNSEDLVE is encoded by the exons ATGTCCAATTGGGGAGGGGAAGGAAATGGTTTCAACATATTTAAGTGGAGAAGACCTAAAGATACATATCTTGCTGTTGGCCTACTTAATGACTCCCCTCCTGAGATTCAACTATCGGATTATGGAAGAATACCAAGTCCTGGCAGCGAAAGCCCATCCGAGCTACTTAACGGGGAGACCATAGATGTGGAACCAATAGCTGACTTGGACTTGTTCTTTGAAAGGCTTTACAGCTACTACTGTGAAAAAGGGCTTTGGTGCATAATTGTGAAATGGATAGTTGAGCTTTTAAGTCTTGCTTTCACAATATGCTTTTCAGGGTTTTTCTTACTCTATGTTGATTGGGATGGGCTACGAAATGCTAAGTGTGGAATCGATGCCGTAGAATCAGGATCCAAGCCGTGTGACCTTGTGAAAGAAGCTCTTCATGAGCATCCGCTAACCCCCCTGACTCTTCCCAAAGTTATTATTCTTGGGTATCTGGGTCTATTTTCTGTTTACTGGATCTTTTGTTTCTTGAGGTTCTTTTCCCAACGAAAAGAAATTCTCAGAATGCGCCACTTCTTTTATCACAG TCTCCATGTTACTGACTGTGAATTGAAAACCATGCCATGGGCTATAATTCTTGAGAAAGTGGTTCGTGTTCAAACTACTCATCAACTATGTGTGGTAAAAGATTTAACAGCTCAGGAAATCATAATGAGATTGATGCGGAAGGAAAATTATTTGATTGGAATGATCAACAAAGGGATTCTTGCCTTTCCTATTTCTAAATGGATTCCAGGTGCTGGTCCTACCGTTAAGTCTAGTCCTTATAGGGGTCGTCAGCACCTGATATTGACAAAGACTCTCGAGTGGACCTTAAATTGGTCCATATTGCAAAGCATGTTTGACAG AAACTTCTGTGTTAGAAGGGACTTTACCTCAAATCCAGAAATGCTGAAGAAAAGACTTGTGATCGTGGGACTAGCTATGCTTTTACTGTCTCCCTTCTTGGTGATATTCATGCTAGTGTATCTCTTTTTAAGGCATGCTGAACAGTTCTATAATCATCCTACAACAGCATCTTCTCGGAGATGGTCGAACCTGTCAAGGTGGATGTTTCGAGAATTCAACGAG GTTGAACACTTTTTTCGGCATCGAATCAACACCAGCATTGTACATGCTTCAGATTACTTGAAGCAGTTTCCAACTCCAATCGTTTCTATTGTTGCTAAATTTATCTCATTTATCTCTGGTGGATTTGCTGCTGTGTTAATCATTATTGCTTTTCTGGATGAATCTCTGCTCGAGGGTCAT TTATTTGGCCGGAATTTGTTTTGGTATGCTGCTGTTTTTGGAACCATAACAGCTATTAGCCGGGCTGCTATTACAGATGAACTCCTAGTTCTTGATGCTGAGGGTGCGATGTCCTTGGTAGTCCAACACTCCCACTACATGCCAAAACGATGGCGTGGTAAGGAAAATACAGAAATGGTCAGGATGGAGTTCGAAACTCTATTTCAG TATACAGCTATGATGTGGCTGGAAGAAATGACTTCTATATTCCTGACTCCATACCTCCTCATAGCTGTCGTCCCTCAG CGTGTGGATGACATTATGCAGTTTATTGCTGATTTTACAGTCAACATTGAAGGAGTTGGTGATGTTTGCAG CTTTAGCACCTTTGATTTCCAAAGGCATGGCAATGTCAACTACGCGTCTCCCCATAATGCCGTTCGCACTCAGAGGAGCTCTCAGGGAAAAATGGAAAAATCATTTCTAAG TTTTCAGAGCAACTATCCTTCTTGGCAGCCGAACGACAAAGGGATGCAGTTTTTGACCATACTTAGAACATTCCGAGACCAAAAAGTCCGTACAAATTCACCTCCTAGGACTTGGCAGCAAAGTCCGCTTTTGAGGGAGAGAAATGGCCGAAATAGCTATTTGAGAAGGGAGGAGCCTGCACCTGGCTATCATTTGGGTTCCCTTTGGCTGATTGAAACTGAGCCAAAGTCTCATCCTTATCTTATTGATTGGTTTTACTCGTCTGGTCCACACCAAACGCCCGAAAATGTCATTGACTGCCCAACAGTTACCGTCGACATTGACAATGAGGGCAGCAAAGAAATCTGGAACCGACCCTTCTCAAATCAAGTAGGACCGACTGAAGATTGGGCTGATTCTTTTGGGAATCGGTCAATTAGCCAACTTGGGGCTTCAACGTCATCTCAATACTTCCGAGAAGAAAGTGTTCTTCGGGATAATAATAGTAGTACTGTGATTCCACCAACTAGAAGCCATTGGTGGGCGCGTGGAGGGCCGGGTGGTGGAGTTCATCAAGAAGCAAGTTTTATTGAGCCTCCAGAGTTTAGACATTTTGCTGGGGCCCAACAAGCAAGCTTTCTCAAGGCATCAGAATTCAAGCATGGTGCTGGGTCCGAACAAGCAGGCTTTCTTGAGCCGTCAGAGCTCAAGCATCGTGCTGGGTCCCAACATGCTAGCTTTCTCGAGCAGTCAGAGTTCAAACACAGTGGTGGGTCTCAACAAGCAAGCTTTTTGGAGCCTCCAGAGTTCGAGCATCGTGGTGGACCCCATCCAACTGCCAGCTTTATGGATCCTCCCGAGTTCAACCGTCATTATACCGAGAGAGATTGCTCTGATAGCCACTCGGACAGAAGCGTGGATGAATACGAACAAGAACGACAGTTTGATTGGAGGAACTACCATGACTTAGCTCAAACAACTTACCCTGACGATATTGGTGCCAGTAGTGAAGGATTCAAACTTCTTTTTGATGATGTTTATAAACCGTCTGGACAACACGCCATGAACTCTTCTAATTCCGAAGATTTGGTTGAATGA
- the LOC141652949 gene encoding ribosomal RNA small subunit methyltransferase-like encodes MAGGKIRKEKPKGGGSSSHFQGGIPFHKSKGQHILKNPMLVESIVQKAGIKPTDVILEIGPGTGNLTKKLLEAGKKVVAVELDSRMVLELQRRFQGTPLSNRLQVIQGDVLKCDLPYFDICVANIPYQISSPLVFKLLDVNQRHNFRCAIIMFQREFAMRLVAQPGDKLYSRLSVNTQLLARVNHLLKVGKNNFRPPPKVDSSVVRIEPRRPLPIPAAKLKEWNGMLSLCFSRKNKTLGSIFAQKKVVAALEKNYKTLESLGQFNIDISDLVDENVDKILFIDQNGDEVMEQVDEGDDEMEVEASEDDEADDSSFKSKLVGVLNKYDYADKRSSKLTQNEFIHLLSIFNQAGIHFTSSK; translated from the exons ATGGCTGGAGGAAAGATAAGGAAAGAGAAACCAAAAGGAGGAGGAAGTAGCAGCCATTTTCAAGGAGGAATACCATTTCACAAATCAAAAGGACAACATATTCTTAAAAATCCAATGTTAGTTGAATCAATTGTTCAAAAAGCTGGTATTAAACCTACTGATGTTATTCTTGAGATTGGTCCCGGTACTGGTAATTTAACTAAGAAACTTCTTGAAGCTGGTAAAAAAGTTGTTGCTGTTGAATTGGATTctcgtatggttcttgaacttcaGCGTCGGTTTCAAGGCACCCCTCTTTCTAATCGTCTTCAG GTTATCCAGGGGGATGTCCTTAAGTGTGATCTCCCATATTTTGATATTTGCGTAGCCAACATCCCTTACCAAATCTCGTCTCCACTAGTGTTCAAGTTGCTAGATGTCAACCAGAGGCACAACTTTAGATGCGCTATCATAATGTTCCAAAGGGAGTTTGCCATGAGGCTAGTTGCTCAACCCGGTGACAAACTCTACTCTCGTTTATCTGTTAACACTCAACTCCTTGCTCGTGTTAATCATCTCCTCAAAGTCGGCAAGAATAATTTTAGACCTCCACCTAAGGTTGACTCCTCTGTGGTTCGTATCGAACCTAGAAGACCTCTTCCTATTCCCGCGGCTAAACTCAAGGAGTGGAATGGAATGCTATCACTCTGTTTTAGCAGGAAGAACAAAACTCTCGGTTCAATATTTGCGCAGAAGAAAGTTGTTGCAGCTCTAGAAAAGAATTACAAGACATTGGAATCATTAGGGCAATTCAATATTGATATCTCTGACTTAGTCGACGAAAACGTTGATAAAATCCTATTTATAGATCAAAATGGGGACGAGGTTATGGAGCAGGTTGATGAGGGTGACGATGAAATGGAGGTAGAAGCTTCGGAGGATGACGAAGCGGATGATTCGAGTTTTAAAAGTAAACTTGTGGGTGTGCTGAACAAGTATGATTATGCTGACAAGAGATCCTCCAAACTCACTCAAAATGAGTTCATACATCTACTCTCAATATTTAACCAGGCTGGTATTCACTTTACAAGCAGTAAATAA
- the LOC141651057 gene encoding uncharacterized protein LOC141651057 — protein sequence MGIGVVCRDERGVALWGWGERRRQEHDGRVAEAEAVIVGLRWALKMKHKTVRVESDCQDVVDALHGRSLGRSDFHSVISDILDLCNNFNYVSWSLISRRYNRAAHNLAHFCTLGSGNFYDGTTMPRHIVEMAKADLNARKKI from the coding sequence ATGGGTATCGGGGTGGTGTGTAGGGATGAGAGAGGGGTGGCTCTGTGGGGCTGGGGAGAAAGGCGTAGACAAGAACATGATGGACGGGTTGCGGAAGCGGAGGCAGTCATCGTGGGACTTCGTTGGGCGCTGAAGATGAAACACAAGACAGTCCGGGTTGAAAGCGATTGCCAAGACGTGGTTGACGCCCTTCACGGCCGATCTTTGGGTCGTAGTGATTTTCATTCAGTTATTAGCGATATTTTAGATTTATGTAACAACTTTAATTACGTGTCTTGGAGTTTGATTAGTCGGAGATACAATCGAGCTGCTCATAACTTGGCTCATTTTTGTACTCTTGGTAGTGGTAATTTTTACGATGGTACGACTATGCCTCGTCACATCGTTGAGATGGCTAAAGCCGATTTGAATGCTAGAAAAAAAATATGA
- the LOC141652952 gene encoding pentatricopeptide repeat-containing protein At1g33350 yields MFGILTKCTTLRHIKQLQASLFTQGHGQAQFFSFRLLRFCTLRLSNIQYARLIFNHLNSPNVYLYSAMINAYASVYDHVSVFALYKSLVSKGSPRPNHFVYPSVLKASSELWDSYGTKMVHTQILKTGFGVNPVVQTSLVDCYTRFCSDVRSARHLFDEMTDRNVVSWTAMISGYARVGEMGNAILLFDAMPERDVPSWNAIIAGCTQNGLFPEAVVFLRRMVESCELQVRPNEVSFACALSACGHTGMLQLGKEIHGYVFRKGIGLSSHMLNAFIDMYGKCGCLKEARRVFDTTPDKSLTSWNSMINCCALHGQSESALDIFEEMVQVGDSVKPDEITFIGLLNACTHGGLVEKAYYYFDLMIEVYGIDPQIEHYGCMVDLLGKAGRFEEVMDFIKGMKVEADEVIWGALLNGSKIHGNTGLAELAIKKLIEMDPNNGGYISMLGNLYVELAKWDDACGVRKMLKDRNAQKIPGCSWIEVDCGLHQFHSADYSHPKSEEIYSTLESLFDVVQCQSRP; encoded by the coding sequence ATGTTTGGAATACTCACCAAATGCACAACACTTCGCCATATCAAACAACTCCAAGCTTCTCTCTTCACTCAAGGCCATGGCCAAGCTCAATTCTTCTCGTTTCGGCTTCTTCGGTTTTGTACTCTTCGCCTTTCTAACATTCAGTACGCTCGTCTTATTTTCAATCACTTGAATTCTCCTAATGTTTACCTTTATAGTGCTATGATTAATGCTTATGCTTCAGTATATGATCATGTATCAGTTTTTGCATTGTATAAATCATTAGTTTCTAAAGGCAGCCCTCGGCCTAATCATTTCGTTTATCCGAGTGTTTTGAAGGCGAGTTCTGAGTTGTGGGATTCGTATGGGACAAAAATGGTTCATACCCAGATTCTAAAAACGGGTTTTGGAGTGAACCCAGTTGTACAAACTTCTCTTGTGGATTGTTATACGAGGTTTTGTTCGGATGTTCGTAGTGCACGCCATCTGTTTGATGAAATGACTGATAGAAATGTTGTTTCTTGGACTGCTATGATTTCTGGTTATGCTAGGGTAGGAGAGATGGGGAATGCTATTCTTTTGTTTGATGCGATGCCTGAGAGGGATGTTCCGTcttggaatgccatcattgctgGGTGTACGCAGAACGGGTTGTTTCCAGAAGCGGTTGTTTTTCTTAGACGAATGGTGGAATCATGTGAGTTGCAAGTTAGACCGAATGAGGTTAGTTTTGCTTGTGCATTGTCAGCTTGTGGTCACACTGGTATGCTTCAGCTAGGGAAGGAGATTCATGGATACGTTTTTAGGAAGGGAATTGGTCTCAGTTCGCATATGTTGAATGCCTTTATTGATATGTATGGAAAATGTGGTTGCTTGAAGGAAGCTAGGCGGGTTTTTGATACTACCCCTGATAAAAGTTTAACATCTTGGAATTCCATGATCAATTGTTGTGCACTTCACGGGCAAAGCGAAAGTGCACTTGATATCTTTGAGGAAATGGTGCAAGTTGGTGATAGTGTGAAACCTGATGAAATTACATTTATTGGTTTGTTGAATGCTTGTACCCATGGAGGCTTGGTGGAGAAAGCGTACTACTATTTTGACCTAATGATCGAGGTCTATGGTATCGACCCTCAGATTGAGCATTATGGGTGCATGGTAGATCTTCTTGGTAAGGCTGGCCGTTTTGAAGAAGTTATGGATTTTATCAAGGGCATGAAGGTTGAAGCGGATGAGGTTATTTGGGGAGCTCTACTCAATGGAAGTAAGATTCATGGGAATACAGGTCTAGCGGAATTGGCCATCAAGAAGTTAATTGAGATGGATCCAAATAATGGTGGCTACATCTCAATGTTAGGCAATTTGTATGTGGAATTAGCCAAGTGGGATGACGCCTGTGGAGTGAGGAAGATGTTGAAGGACCGAAATGCCCAAAAAATCCCGGGTTGCAGCTGGATTGAGGTTGACTGCGGGCTCCACCAGTTCCATTCTGCTGATTATTCACATCCCAAATCTGAGGAGATATACAGCACCCTTGAAAGTCTGTTTGATGTTGTTCAATGTCAATCGAGGCCATAG
- the LOC141652951 gene encoding CDT1-like protein a, chloroplastic, which translates to MESSTTESSSLPSLIPFKSKKPLLTTPVKSQTIVGPSTATPDRVVDPPSRIRNQNFALSVSDVRRAAIQLRKSKPDNVGSGSGLVTQVRAPVGKVKRSEKSPVVLAEKYEMLCGFFDAMVSSIRLLRLKRLPTTFTKLSRNIESLTDRRFTLHHFAQLKHIMPEVIVVKKVRVQDEQTGCMKEELIISLETSAVETDKIAKGSGGYSDLKGFFHSRIVGFAKIHPETDDVPEGELPELFYKPKQEPEPSINQSSLLRPTTLTAPSFKRRFSSRALSTSIPESPLAKALPETLIKNERSFSTIDSDATPVKTASIPSKLDSTPAKSDLTLPKSASTPAEVVSTPARLMAATPALRTPKRSLITDDGLTGLPNLPAKRRALNFDIVEEKSRQDGDVEFDAHVHCSAASKDLLEVLPENLLHSLMEKERKTLEEQDPIVCQANKRQQLIAGVPKLFDMIRLLFQSIRRFVITKEELIHKIITGHMDIVDKREVEEQLELLQEIAPEFITEHSGLDGSTVIRLNKSSCAESIRAKLLEAN; encoded by the exons ATGGAGTCCTCAACCACAGAATCATCGTCATTACCATCCTTAATCCCATTTAAATCCAAAAAACCGCTCTTAACCACCCCCGTTAAGTCCCAGACTATCGTCGGCCCCTCCACCGCCACTCCGGATCGGGTTGTCGACCCGCCGTCTCGGATCCGTAATCAGAATTTTGCGCTATCTGTGTCTGATGTTCGTCGTGCTGCGATCCAGCTTCGGAAGTCCAAACCCGATAATGTCGGGTCCGGGTCGGGTCTGGTTACCCAGGTTCGAGCTCCGGTTGGGAAGGTCAAGAGATCCGAGAAGTCTCCTGTAGTATTAGCTGAAAA GTATGAGATGTTATGTGGTTTCTTCGATGCAATGGTTAGTTCAATTCGTCTTCTCCGGTTGAAAAGATTGCCTACTACATTTACCAAGCTTAGTCGCAACATCGAGTCTTTGACAGACAG GAGGTTCACATTGCATCACTTCGCGCAATTGAAGCACATAATGCCGGAAGTGATTGTTGTTAAGAAAGTTCGTGTTCAAGACGAACAAACTGGCTGTATGAAGGAGGAGCTCATCATATCGTTGGAAACCAGTGCAGTTGAAACTGACAAGATTGCCAAAGGCAGTGGTGGATATTCTGATTTGAAGGGATTTTTTCACTCACGAATTGTCGGTTTTGCTAAAATTCATCCTGAG ACTGATGATGTGCCAGAGGGTGAACTTCCTGAACTGTTCTATAAGCCGAAGCAAGAACCTGAGCCGAGCATTAATCAGAGCTCACTATTGCGCCCAACAACACTCACGGCTCCCTCATTCAAGAGACGGTTCTCATCTAGGGCTCTTAGTACTTCAATTCCAGAATCTCCTCTAGCTAAGGCCTTGCCAGAAACTCTCATCAAGAACGAACGTTCCTTTTCGACAATTGACTCTGATGCAACACCTGTGAAAACAGCTTCAATACCATCAAAACTTGACTCAACACCTGCAAAATCTGATTTAACTCTGCCAAAATCTGCTTCAACTCCTGCTGAAGTTGTTTCAACACCAGCAAGACTGATGGCTGCTACACCTGCCTTGCGTACACCAAAGCGTTCTCTGATCACAGATGATGGTCTTACTGGTTTACCAAACTTGCCAGCTAAGCGTAGGGCCTTGAACTTTGATATTGTCGAGGAAAAATCACGTCAAGATGGTGATGTTGAATTTGATGCTCATGTCCATTGTTCTGCTGCTTCTAAAGATCTGTTGGAAGTACTTCCTGAGAACCTCTTGCACTCA TTGATGGAGAAAGAGCGGAAAACATTAGAAGAGCAAGATCCAATTGTGTGCCAAGCAAATAAGCGTCAACAGTTGATTGCTGGTGTTCCTAAACTCTTTGACATGATTCGACTGTTGTTTCAGTCTATTAGGCGCTTCGTGATCACCAAAGAGGAGCTTATCCACAAAATCATTACAGGCCATATGGACATTGTTGATAAAA GAGAAGTTGAGGAACAACTTGAGTTGTTACAAGAAATTGCCCCAGAATTCATAACTGAGCATTCTGGTCTCGATGGGAGTACTGTCATACG TCTCAACAAATCGTCATGTGCTGAGTCTATACGAGCTAAACTTCTTGAAGCCAACTGA
- the LOC141651058 gene encoding putative protease Do-like 14, with amino-acid sequence MSKTFNLVGGGFLLMQVSLLIAAWSILIPINMIVLNYYQLDCGDGAPVVNISGEVFGISYYDLGAASPFLPMNVAFKWWNHYKQFEYVSRRPLYGFAGSQLYLAFLPFIKRYVGTFPDFTNGVQVEKILQGSYAQSAGLLEDDVIVECDGKPVKSFLQLWELMWDKASDVVELEVARVSVEDTISINLVVGEVKSDELNKWPCYDYK; translated from the exons ATGAGCAAGACTTTTAATTTGGTGGGTGGTGGTTTCTTATTAATGCAAGTCAGCTTGTTAATTGCAGCATGGAGCATATTGATCCCGATAAATATGATTGTACTGAACTACTATCAGTTGGAT TGCGGCGATGGAGCACCCGTGGTTAACATTTCTGGAGAAGTTTTTGGCATATCTTATTATGATCTTGGTGCAGCATCCCCATTCTTGCCAATGAATGTCGCATTCAAATGGTGGAATCATTACAAACAATTTGAGTAT GTATCACGCCGTCCATTGTATGGGTTTGCAGGCAGCCAATTGTATTTAGCTTTTCTTCCGTTCATAAAGAGATATGTAGGAACTTTTCCAGACTTCACCAATGGTGTTCAGGTGGAGAAG ATACTACAAGGGTCTTATGCTCAATCAGCAGGCTTACTTGAAGATGACGTCATTGTAGAATGTGACGGCAAACCTGTCAAGAGCTTCTTGCAG TTGTGGGAGCTTATGTGGGACAAGGCTAGTGATGTGGTGGAATTGGAAGTGGCTCGGGTTAGCGTCGAAGATACTATAAGCATTAATTTGGTTGTTGGTGAGGTTAAGTCGGATGAATTAAACAA GTGGCCTTGTTATGATTACAAATGA
- the LOC141651056 gene encoding uncharacterized protein LOC141651056 — protein sequence MGFDDSWTDNVMKCVSTVSFSIKVNGLLTEEFRPSRDDNILLVRAEEPEVRKVKEILSAYKEASGQLVNYNKTTVSFSKGTGAARRAQIAQWLGVRAVEEHDKYVGLPTVVGHSKHVIARVIRDKLCRKLQGWKGMLLSKAGREILIKAVAQSISTYVMSVFKLPHNFCDELRSLVSRFWWGSENGKKKISWLAWSKLCQPKCRGGLGFRNFHEFNLTLLGKHAWRMLTERNRLMVRVLGGKYFAHKSFMKADLRVNLSYTWRSIFDAKEVLMVGLRRHIGNGLSTGFWYDPWLRGTNSRMALSPMRDADEGLLTADLLQSNGIEWNLTKRVRELMGEMDALEERGAKDGAETAVVGVGRGRRNGMEKQGCGLTRDGVVVSVDA from the exons ATGGGTTTTGATGATAGCTGGACGGATAATGTTATGAAGTGTGTTTCCACGGTATCGTTTTCGATTAAGGTGAATGGGTTGTTAACTGAGGAATTCCGACCGAGCAGAG ACGATAACATTTTGCTTGTTAGGGCAGAAGAACCGGAGGTTCGAAAAGTTAAAGAGATCTTATCAGCTTATAAAGAGGCCTCGGGGCAGCTTGTGAACTATAATAAGACTACGGTTTCCTTTAGTAAAGGTACGGGGGCGGCGAGGAGAGCTCAAATCGCGCAATGGCTGGGTGTGAGGGCTGTGGAGGAACACGATAAGTACGTAGGGCTTCCTACAGTGGTGGGTCACTCAAAACATGTCATTGCTCGAGTTATCCGGGATAAGCTTTGTCGTAAATTGCAGGGGTGGAAGGGGATGTTGCTTTCGAAGGCAGGGAGGGAAATATTGATAAAGGCGGTTGCCCAATCTATTTCCACCTACGTTATGAGCGTCTTCAAACTTCCCCATAACTTTTGTGATGAATTACGTTCGCTAGTCTCGCGCTTTTGGTGGGGGTCGGAAAATGGAAAAAAGAAGATTTCGTGGCTCGCCTGGTCCAAATTGTGTCAACCTAAATGTCGAGGAGGCTTGGGGTTTCGAAATTTCCACGAGTTCAACTTAACTCTTTTGGGGAAACATGCGTGGAGGATGTTGACGGAGCGTAACAGGTTGATGGTGCGGGTTTTAGGTGGTAAATACTTTGCCCACAAGTCGTTTATGAAAGCTGATTTAAGGGTGAACCTAAGTTACACTTGGCGAAGCATTTTTGACGCTAAGGAGGTGCTTATGGTAGGCTTGAGGAGGCATATTGGGAATGGGTTAAGCACGGGGTTTTGGTATGATCCATGGTTGAGAGGAACTAACTCGAGAATGGCTTTATCTCCTATGAGAGATGCGGATGAGGGGCTCTTGACGGCGGACTTACTACAATCGAACGGCATCGAGTGGAATTTGACCAAG AGGGTGAGGGAGCTGATGGGAGAGATGGATGCTTTAGAGGAGAGGGGTGCGAAGGACGGGGCAGAGACGGCTGTTGTAGGTGTTGGGAGGGGCAGGCGCAATGGGATGGAGAAGCAAGGGTGTGGGCTGACTCGTGATGGTGTGGTGGTTAGCGTCGATGCATGA
- the LOC141651055 gene encoding uncharacterized protein LOC141651055, translated as MFRGVYELELNMKIAALKASPFVVSLVSFTGEVVVSRSCGAIIETEGNTNTVITSLNLVRKPSKREAQYAENILADNLKIVIHANDENSYIGKIFCYDFHFNLVIIKFRSKCYFQSANLMMIDDHSGVEKGFQLHRSPSKANSGDNVIVVGRYFYEPYNFMAASGLLSLERFRPEQYDCNELLTITCRFDSVGLFSILDFHSVQGASIRHPSYGFDGRNLYSAILPTLAKFLRLFPNISNGVIVEKVFKEYCASCIMGSKYLMWDKVGKIVEFEVARLELKTVMSIKMLIGQASPEELNEYVSIVVFN; from the exons ATGTTCCGTGGTGTTTATGAATTGGAACTCAATATGAAGATTGCTGCACTTAAGGCTTCGCCTTTTGTTGTTTCCCTTGTTTCTTTCACGG GCGAAGTAGTTGTATCCCGAAGTTGCGGAGCTATTATCGAAACCGAAGGAAACACTAATACAGTAATCACTTCTCTGAACCTTGTGAGGAAGCCGTCTAAGCGGGAAGCGCAATATGCTGAAAATATTTTGGCGGATAATTTGAAG ATTGTGATCCATGCAAATGATGAAAATTCATATATTGGAAAAATTTTCTGTTATGATTTTCACTTTAATTTAGTGATTATCAAGTTTCGTTCGAAATGTTATTTTCAATCGGCAAATTTGATGATGATTGATGATCATTCTGGCGTGGAGAAAGGATTCCAGTTGCACCGTAGCCCATCGAAAGCAAACTCCGGAGATAATGTAATTGTGGTGGGTCGATATTTTTATGAGCCCTACAATTTTATGGCCGCTTCTGGTTTGCTAAG tctgGAGCGTTTCCGTCCCGAACAGTATGATTGTAATGAGTTGTTAACTATTACTTGTCGATTTGATAGTGTAGGACTCTTTTCTATCCTTGATTTTCATTCTGTTCAA GGAGCTTCAATTCGTCATCCATCATATGGATTCGATGGTAGGAATTTATATTCAGCAATTCTGCCCACTCTTGCAAAGTTTCTCAGATTATTTCCGAACATTTCCAATGGCGTTATTGTGGAAAAG GTCTTCAAAGAATATTGTGCTAGTTgca TTATGGGATCTAAATATCTAATGTGGGACAAAGTCGGAAAAATTGTTGAATTTGAGGTGGCCCGACTTGAGCTTAAAACTGTTATGAGCATTAAGATGTTGATTGGTCAAGCCTCACCCGAAGAATTAAATGAGTATGTTTCAATCGTCGTGTTTAATTAG